The region TCGTGATTTCCAATTATGTGGCTCCATGGAGAAGGCTCGACACAGACACTGTGATGCTGCTGGTAACTGGTAAAGACTATATATACATCAGCCAAAATTACCACCTCTTCACTTGCAgacctctctgtctctctctctctccctgtcTCTCTTCCAACTTCCGTTATTAACAGACAGCCACCACCCTCCTCCCTCCATTATTTAACTAATTCGCCACTACCACCGAACATTCATTAGTGGGGAATTTCTCTCGGTGAcaagttcttcttcttcttctacactTTCCGTTTCTTGGTTCTCTGTGTTTAAGcactcttctttgtttttctcgCATCTCCTATGGCTCTCTCTGCATTTTCTTTCTCTGCTCATGTCAATAGTGTCACAAGTTTAGACCACCttcaaaattatagttttttatcttCTCATTTCTTATGGAGAACAGATCTGCTGTGCCAATCTTTTAAAAAGATCAATCAGGTTTGACTTACTCTTTACATATATGGAATAATATCGATGATAAAAGATGACTAGCTAGCTCTTGTTCATCGTGTCAAAATTCAATTCTTttcatttgactttttttataaagtttttgcAAAGCTTCAATCTTAACATTGAGAAAGAGCCCACCAAGTTTCTCtgtaattttaattctttcCGATTCTCAGTTTAGTGTACATAGGAGAAGTAGACTGTTGAAAGAAAAGGGTGTTTTTGTGCTGTTTAGGTACATGTCAAGAAAAGGCCAAATGGGGTTTGTGCATCACTATCAGAGAGCGGCGAGTTTCCTTCACAGAGGCCACCAACACCTCTCTTGGACACCGTAAACTATccaattcatatgaaaaatctaTCTATCAAGGTCAATAACTAAAACGACATGTCTACTTTTGTATTCAtggaaaaagtaaaaaactttACCATCATAGAGTATTTGTGCATGCACTTTACTTACTGGTGATCATCATATCAATATAGGAGTTAAAACAACTAGCAGAGGAGCTGCGGTCCGATGTTATCTTCAATGTTTCGAAAACTGGGGGTCACTTAGGCTCTAGCCTTGGTGTTGTGGAGCTCACCGTGGCTCTTCACTATGTTTTCAATAGCCCTCAAGACAAGATACTGTGGGATGTTGGccatcaggttttttttttgctctaattcttgtttagtttaattagtttattcttTCTTGTTGCAGCTGATTAAAACAGAGATTTGTCTAAGATAGCACGCTTTTTTGTGATGATGGATCTAAATATAACTGTACCACTACTGGTTTGCAGGCTTACCCTCACAAGATTCTAACTGGGAGAAGAGACAAGATGCATACAATAAGACAGACCAATGGATTGGCTGGTTTTACAAAGCGATCGGAGAGTGAATATGATTGTTTTGGCACTGGTCACAGCTCTACCACCATTTCTGCTGGCTTGGGTACTGAGCTGTCTCCCTTCTAAACATAATGAATTATTACAATTACCTTGGACTATTTATTATCTatgttcattgtttttttctggTTCCTTGTCAAACCTCTTGTTGCAGTTCTAGAGTGTTTCCTATGTTCACTCAGCTGAGTGTTATTCCCAAAGTAGCGAATGCTAGATGTCTAACGTTCTTCTTAAGATTGATTTATCTGGCAGACCGCCGCAATTatctataaagaaaaaaatatatagatcacTGCAATCCTGCAGCATGGATTCcacatttatatatttatctctaAAATTTGTTGGATTCTACAgacttatttattcattttctaaTACGCTAGTGTTTCGTGAATATGGAATCATCACACCTAGCATCATTTATCACATAATGTTTTGATTGGATCTCAGTTCAAACTATTTTAACTGTTATTGGCAAAATTTACTTCGAAACAAATTGAACGAATAGGGCCTGCCTTCACATGATATATGAACTTTGGGTGGTTTTGGTGGACAGGAATGGCTGTGGGGAGAGATCTAAAAGGAAGAGCGAACAATGTGGTTGCTGTTATAGGTGATGGTGCCATGACAGCAGGACAAGCTTATGAAGCTATGAACAATGCAGGGTACCTAGACTCTGATATGATCGTTATTCTTAATGACAACAAACAGGTTTCTTTACCAACTGCCAATTTAGATGGGCCAACACCACCTGTCGGAGCCTTGAGCAGTGCTCTCAGTAGGCTGCAATCAAACAGGCCTCTCAGAGAACTAAGAGAGGTTGCTAAGGTAAATACACATGGGAGATAGGGGCTGGCATGGGGCGGAGGGTATGCTTTGATTAACTTGTTGGAACTGAAAACTGGTTTTGTTACTACTGAAACTATTGCAGGGAGTTACAAAACAAATTGGTGGACCGATGCATGAATTGGCAGCAAAGGTTGACGAATATGCTCGTGGAATGATCAGTGGTTCTGGATCAACCCTCTTTGAAGAGCTTGGTCTCTATTATATTGGTCCGGTGGACGGGCACAATATTGATGATCTTATTGCCATACTCAAAGAGGTGAAGAGTACTAAAACAACAGGTCCTGTCCTAATCCATGTTGTCACCGAGAAAGGTCGTGGGTATCCATATGCTGAGAGAGCTGCGGACAAGTACCACGGTAAATACAAGGGACAAAGTCCACAAGAAAAGCAGTGCTGCTAAAAAAGCTCAAGTAGCTACATTGCAGTTCTCTTTGTAGAACACAAGGAAAAACTAGTACTTTCAATTCAACTTCTAACCCTGTGAAAAATTCATTCACGTGACACTGCATTCTGCATCTAAGAGCTTATCATCAGAAAAGAGTAactgcaatttattttttttattttcaggagtgAACAAGTTTGATCCCGCAACTGGAAAGCAGTTCAAGGCAAGTGCTAGCACACAGTCTTACACAACATATTTTGCAGAGGCTTTGATTGCAGAAGCTGAGGCGGATAAAGATGTTGTTGCAAT is a window of Populus nigra chromosome 10, ddPopNigr1.1, whole genome shotgun sequence DNA encoding:
- the LOC133706051 gene encoding probable 1-deoxy-D-xylulose-5-phosphate synthase, chloroplastic — its product is MALSAFSFSAHVNSVTSLDHLQNYSFLSSHFLWRTDLLCQSFKKINQVHVKKRPNGVCASLSESGEFPSQRPPTPLLDTVNYPIHMKNLSIKELKQLAEELRSDVIFNVSKTGGHLGSSLGVVELTVALHYVFNSPQDKILWDVGHQAYPHKILTGRRDKMHTIRQTNGLAGFTKRSESEYDCFGTGHSSTTISAGLGMAVGRDLKGRANNVVAVIGDGAMTAGQAYEAMNNAGYLDSDMIVILNDNKQVSLPTANLDGPTPPVGALSSALSRLQSNRPLRELREVAKGVTKQIGGPMHELAAKVDEYARGMISGSGSTLFEELGLYYIGPVDGHNIDDLIAILKEVKSTKTTGPVLIHVVTEKGRGYPYAERAADKYHGVNKFDPATGKQFKASASTQSYTTYFAEALIAEAEADKDVVAIHAAMGGGTGLNLFLRRFPTRCFDVGIAEQHAVTFAAGLACEGLKPFCAIYSSFLQRAYDQVVHDVDLQKLPVRFAMDRAGLVGADGPTHCGAFDVTYMACLPNMVVMAPSDEAELFHMVATAAAIDDRPSCFRYPRGNGVGVQLPPENKGIPLEVGKGRILIEGERVALLGYGTAVQSCLAAASLVERHGIHLTVADARFCKPLDNALIRSLAKSHEVLITVEEGSIGGFGSHVAHFLALDGLLDGKLKWRPVVLPDRYIDHGSPADQLIEAGLTPSHIAATVFNILGQRRNSLEIMSS